The Flavobacterium sp. 140616W15 sequence TGAGAAATCAGCAGGAACTATTTTTGAACGACAGGATATTGAATTTGCTTTTTTAAGAAAGCCAAATGAAAAAGAATTAAAAGCGATTGATGCTAAAATAAAAGATGCTATAAAAACGATTCAAGGTTCAAATTCTGATTTTATTTATGGTGAAACCGATATTGCAATTCAAGCAATAATAGAAAGTATTGAGTACTGGAAAGGAAAAGAATTAGGAAAAATAAAAATTAATAACCTGTCTTATTTATGGATGGATTGTGTGCACAAACAGCACAATTGGGATTGGATTATCTGGGATTGGGAAACAGGAAAGAATGTAGGTGTAACAAACGCTACAAAAGAACTGACTTGCCTAGCTGATACAATTATAAATCATACAATAGATGGATTTATGCCAAGTTTAATAATTGCCGATTTATATAAAGATCTAGAAGAAGTAACTAATTTTTATGATTTAAAAAGAGATCCTTATAGCGGTATTGGATTGTTATTTAGTACCGAT is a genomic window containing:
- a CDS encoding DUF4274 domain-containing protein; the encoded protein is MSYKKLTASELHQFVQHWNYDDGIEPFNWIVKQKICDKGTALCLYWFLQPDYFCKFKNEDEIKEDVNYETYKLIKEIEQRYCNSFYEDENFSFNPKDEFLDENSNTRCIPKEMLEKSAGTIFERQDIEFAFLRKPNEKELKAIDAKIKDAIKTIQGSNSDFIYGETDIAIQAIIESIEYWKGKELGKIKINNLSYLWMDCVHKQHNWDWIIWDWETGKNVGVTNATKELTCLADTIINHTIDGFMPSLIIADLYKDLEEVTNFYDLKRDPYSGIGLLFSTDHMSFRDL